The genomic window TCAAGCACTCAAGGAATTGgagcgggcggggggcgggtgctTCTCCGCAGGGGAGTGGGGACGAAGCTGGGCGGGTACGCGCGATGCCTCGGAGCCTCTAAATCCGGAGGGCGCATTTGGctcgggggcggggtgggcagcGGGGGGCGCATCGCCTTGGGGAAGGGAGGCGGGGCCCCGGTTTGTGGCGGGAGCCTCGGGCGGGTAAGACTTGCAAGGCGAGAGTGGGGGCGAAGCGCTACGGCGCGGGGAGGAGGCTCCCGTCCCGGACTCCGCGTTAGGCCGGAGTGGGGGGCGCGGCGCTGCCACTCCAGTGTTCAGCAGGGGGCGCTGCTCCGGGcgttgggcgggggtggggtgggagaggagggggggcCGCGACTTGCTGCGCACACTTCCCCCATTATTAAACACTATGTTCAAAAGGCGCCGGGGGACTTCCCGGAGCCACGGagcccgcgccgcccgcccgcctgGCCCACGGAGCCCATGGACCTGAGCGCGGCCGCCGCGCTGTGCCTCTGGCTGCTGAGCGCCTGCCGCCCCCGCGACGGGCTCGAAGCGGCCGCCGTGCTGCGAGCGGCGGGGGCAGGGCCGGTCGGGAGTCCGGGGGGCgacggcggcagcggcagcggcgggcGGACCCTCGCCCCGGCTGCGGGCGTCTCCGCTGCCCCGGCCGCCGCGGCTCCCGGAGTCCGCGCCGCGCGCCGCGCCGCCGGCTCCGGCTTCAGGAACGGCTCGGTGGTGCCGCACCAGTTCATGATGTCGCTTTACCGGAACCTGGCCGGGAGGGCTCCGGCCGGGGCAGCCGCCGCCTCCACCTCGGGCTCTGGCCGCCACGGCCGCGCGGACACGATCACCGGCTTCGCAGACCAGGCGAACCAAGGTACTCACGCCTCTTCTGCGCCCGTCCATCCTGTCCGCTCCTAGGCTGAGGCCACCGCCAGAGCCGAGCCCCTGCTCCAGACCCTTCCGGGCGCGGCCTCCTCACGTCCCAGCCTCAGGTGTTAGAAACTCCGCGGAGTCCCACGCACCCGAACCCGCTGGACTGTGGCGAGAGGCGCAGCAGCTCTCAGGGCCCGGTCCCAGAGGGCTGAGCCGGTCCCTCCGCCGGATTGTCTTGGCCCTGTCGGCCGGCGGGTCCCCTCGAGGAGGCAGGCTGAGTCCAAGATCCGAAGCAAGACGGGGCCCGGGCCGAGAGGGACTGCGCAGTGATGGTGGTGGAGGCGGCAGCGGCTGTTTTCATTGCAGCAACCTCTGCAGATTCTAGTcccctggaggggggggggggggcgcacaaATTGGGGGGAATTCAGGGggatgagggaaggggcaggcatTAGACTGAAATAAGTGGCCCCGGAGAGGCTGGTGGCATCACCAGGTACACGGAGGTCCCTTTCTGGCCGGCTGTGTCAGGGTGGAGGTGTGTGGCCATGGGTGTCTGTGTTGGGCCCCTGGGACAGCCAGAGGTGGAGGACCCCAGTCgtgtgaggaggagagggtggtCAGTGAGACCGTGTGCAGGAATGCAGGCCTCTCTTGGACCCAGCACCCCACCTTACTCTGCCctgggtctctcaaaaataggacGTGGGTGAGATTGTGGTGGTGGCTGTGTGTCATCTGGATTTTATTAATCTCGATTGAAGTCATTAAAGCAGATAGATAGGGAAAATTTAACTAATTTCAGGCGGAAATGCAAGTAATGTTTGCCTTAATTCTATCCAGCCAAAGATCCAGCATGGAaggcaggaggggaaaaaagggggggaataGGGCTGGAAAGGAAGCGGCAGACTGGCCGTTTCTGGGAGCCTCTGCTGGCTGTGCATCCCAGACCCTAGCCTGGGAAAGCAGGTAGATGTGACCAAGTCACCCTCCTCctggaacacacacacaatgcctACCCACAGACTACTTTATTTTGAGTGTGGGACACCCTGGGTCCAGATGGCTCTCTGGTTCATTGGCAACCATGTAGCAttctgtgtgcccccccccccccctcccggacTGGATGCTGGATACAAAGCCTGAGTCCTAGGCCAGGGGAGGCTCTAGCCCTAAGGCTGCTGTGTGGGCTCCCAGGATGTAGAAGAGGTGAATGCGCAGGGCTGTAAGCTGGCAGAGGCACCAGCTGCTCTTTCTTAGGTAGAGCTAGGCCTCTGGTTAGCCTCAGCCTGAGCTAAATCTTTTCCTGGGGAGCTCTACTTGGCTGGCCAGGCTCTGAAGGcagctctccttcctgcctctggaaGGAGGGCATGCAGTGGTAGCACATTCAAGAAGGGAGATgctgttgggggcggggggaagctcAGAAAAAGTGCCCACAGGGAGCCCTGGGAGAAAGCAGTGGCGGGGAGGAGCCCTACTAGCCTAGCACTTGGAGCTTCCCTCGCTCTCCCCTCTGGGTTCAACTTGGAGCAGAGCTACTTGAGGTCCCCAGAAGCCACCGGCAGAGCCCAGACTTGGGACCTAGGGAGGCGAGGGCCTGGCGGTGGTAGTCCGTCAGCAGATTTCCAATGGTGGGGGCGGTCTGCACACTCTCACCGAGTTTGGGGCAAAACGAAACCATATGACCTTCTTCAAAGGGAGCGCCTTATCTGCTGCTCGCTGGAATTTCAACTTTTTTCGAAAACCCCCTGagcccaaaaagaaaaaagtgcccACGACCAGAAATAAAACCCCCAAACCCTGAGAGAGAAGTCATAACGGAGGGAAATAATATGTCCGCAGAGGGATCGGTGGGTCCTGGAGGCGAGACCTCCTCGAGCCACTGCCTTCACTGCAGCGCGGCTTcactgcagcccccccccccccccccccccattgctcCAAACCCTTCGGAGAAGGTTCCTCGCGCTCCTTTGCCGCCTTCCCTCCTCCATCGGAGGCCGCGGAAAGCTGGGAGAAGCTGAGCCGGGAGTTTCCCATTGCGACCAGCAGCGCTCCTCGCTCTGAGACCTTGGGCCGAGCCGGGCCCCTCCCTAATTGGGCCTTAGTTCCCCTTCAGCATGGCCAGGAGGAGGCTGGATACACCAGAGGGTTTATGCAGCCCCGCTGACGCGTTTTCCTCTGGACTACTCGCACGCCTGGCCAGGCCAGCACGGGAGATCGTGGCCCGCAAGGATGTCCAGGTTGAGCTGGGGAAGAGAGGTGGAGGAAAAAGCAGAGTTTTCAGGGGACATGATTTTTCCGTTTTCGTACAGCCAGGACTCCGCGGCTTTCCTGGGGGCTCAGCGGGGCAATAATGAGCAGTCCGGGTACAGCGCGGGACCTCGGCCTGCCCTCCAGACCTCGGAAGGGGCACAGGACTTCTGATACGCCTCCCGCGGAGCCCTCTGTCAGCCACCGGCCCGAAAGTCTGGCTTCCGACTTAGACCCCGCAAACCCAGGGCTCTGGGTCAGGCAGCGGACCTGCCGTGGCATCGGGTGCAGGGGGTATGGTCCTGGCCCCGAGGCTCAGCGATAAGTGAGTGCCCGTGGGTTGTCCAGGTGGTGGAACTTTGGTTCGATGAACCGAAGCCCCGGTCCCGATAGTCGACAGTCAGGGCGAAGGCTCCCTTTACTCTGGGTCAGGCTGGCAGGTGTCTGGCCGGGCCGAGACGACAGGGCTGGCGCCAGCTCCAGCGGGCTTACTCCCGCATCCGGGGCAGTTGGGCTATATGCACTTAGGAGGCCCCGAGTCCCGGAGTGCGGGCTTCGCTCTCCGCTCTCACcgcgctctttctgtctctgcccgaCTTCTGCAGACGAATCCGCAGCCGAGACCGGCCAGAGCTTCCTGTTCGACGTGTCCAGCCTTCCCGACGCTGACGAGGTGGTGGGAGCCGAGCTGCGCGTGCTGCGCCGCGAGTCCCCGGAGCTGGGCCCCGTCAGCGCGACTCCCCTGCCGCTGCTCCTGCTGTCTACTTGCCCCGGCGCCGCCCGAGCGCCCCGCCTGCTGCACTCGCGGGCCGCGGAGCCCCTGGCCGGAGCGCGCTGGGAGGTGTTCGACGTGGCGGACGCAGTTCGGCGCCACCGCCAGGAGCCGCACGCCACCCGCGCGTTCTGCCTCTTGCTGCGCTCAGTGGCCGGGCCCTCGCAGGGCCCGTTGGCACTGCGGTTGCTGGGCTTTGGCTCCCGGGGCAGGGACGGCGCGGCGGCCGAAGAGCGCGCTCTGCTCGTGGTTTCCTCCCGCACGCAGAGGAAGGGGAGCCTGTTCCGGGAGATCCGCGCCCAGGCCCGCGCGCTCGGGGCCGCGCTGGCGGCAGAGCCTCCGCGGGACCCGGGACCCGGCACCGGGTCGCCGACAGCGGTCATCAGCGGTCGCAGGCGGCGGCGGACGG from Neofelis nebulosa isolate mNeoNeb1 chromosome 9, mNeoNeb1.pri, whole genome shotgun sequence includes these protein-coding regions:
- the GDF7 gene encoding growth/differentiation factor 7, producing MDLSAAAALCLWLLSACRPRDGLEAAAVLRAAGAGPVGSPGGDGGSGSGGRTLAPAAGVSAAPAAAAPGVRAARRAAGSGFRNGSVVPHQFMMSLYRNLAGRAPAGAAAASTSGSGRHGRADTITGFADQANQDESAAETGQSFLFDVSSLPDADEVVGAELRVLRRESPELGPVSATPLPLLLLSTCPGAARAPRLLHSRAAEPLAGARWEVFDVADAVRRHRQEPHATRAFCLLLRSVAGPSQGPLALRLLGFGSRGRDGAAAEERALLVVSSRTQRKGSLFREIRAQARALGAALAAEPPRDPGPGTGSPTAVISGRRRRRTALAGARATQGSGGGGGAGRGHGRRGRTRCSRRPLHVDFKELGWDDWIIAPLDYEAYHCEGVCDFPLRSHLEPTNHAIIQTLLNSMAPDAAPASCCVPARLSPISILYIDAANNVVYKQYEDMVVEACGCR